A single Acidobacteriota bacterium DNA region contains:
- the recJ gene encoding single-stranded-DNA-specific exonuclease RecJ yields the protein MLRRRWEDVPVEDERVLTMAAAIGVPAVIARLLCQRGFHDPAEAHRFLHPELDQLHDPFRLTGMRAAVDRLLGAAARGERIGIHGDYDVDGMTATVILRRALELVGADVVHFVPNRHRDGYGLQSATIDRLHAAGARLIVSVDCGIRAAEAAARARDLGLDLIITDHHEPGEALPPALAILNPKRSDCSYPDKHLAGAGVALKVVQGLLLASGRGTDVLPHFVKVAAIGTMADVVPLVGENRIIASCGLRSLSAGRHSAGLEALLEESGLAGRALDSFHVGFMLAPRLNAAGRMQSPDLAVDLLLLRGRDDDTRKRARELARRLSEENTARQEQEAAILADARRAIDGDPSLGGQNLLVVAGHQWHRGVIGIVASKLAELYHKPTLVLSIDQGVAVGSARSIPTFDLLGSLDACADLFVRYGGHRQAAGVTLDADRIDELRMRLCAMANARLSPEDLVPRLRIDAPLRLRDISGEVVRALGRLGPFGAANPKPVFRAAPVDLVAPPRRLKDRHLSLFVKQDGRAFRAIAWRAADREDYLSTNRYGLELAYSLDESEYRGERVTELTVADVRVPFGAPA from the coding sequence ATGCTCCGGCGACGCTGGGAAGACGTGCCCGTCGAGGACGAGCGCGTCCTGACGATGGCCGCCGCGATCGGCGTGCCGGCGGTCATCGCGCGGCTGCTCTGTCAGCGCGGCTTCCACGATCCGGCCGAGGCGCATCGCTTCCTGCATCCCGAGCTCGACCAGCTCCACGATCCGTTCCGGCTGACGGGCATGCGCGCGGCGGTGGATCGGCTGCTCGGTGCCGCCGCCCGCGGTGAGCGCATCGGCATTCACGGCGACTACGACGTCGACGGCATGACCGCCACCGTGATCCTGCGCCGCGCGCTCGAGCTCGTCGGCGCCGACGTCGTGCACTTCGTGCCCAATCGTCATCGAGATGGCTATGGGCTGCAGTCGGCGACGATCGACCGGCTGCACGCGGCGGGCGCCCGCCTCATCGTGTCGGTGGACTGCGGCATTCGGGCGGCCGAGGCTGCTGCGCGTGCCCGTGATCTGGGGCTCGACCTCATCATCACCGATCATCACGAGCCGGGTGAGGCCCTGCCGCCGGCGCTCGCGATCCTCAATCCGAAGCGATCGGACTGTTCGTACCCCGACAAGCACCTGGCCGGCGCCGGCGTCGCGCTCAAGGTCGTGCAGGGGTTGCTGCTGGCCAGCGGGCGCGGGACAGACGTGCTGCCGCACTTCGTCAAGGTCGCCGCCATCGGCACCATGGCGGACGTGGTGCCGCTCGTCGGCGAGAACCGGATCATCGCGAGCTGCGGCTTGCGGAGCCTGTCGGCCGGGCGGCACAGCGCGGGCCTCGAAGCGCTGCTCGAGGAGAGCGGTCTGGCCGGCCGCGCGCTCGACAGCTTTCATGTCGGCTTCATGCTCGCGCCGCGGCTGAACGCCGCCGGCCGCATGCAGTCTCCCGACCTCGCCGTGGACCTGCTGCTCTTGCGCGGGCGGGACGATGACACCCGGAAACGCGCGCGGGAGCTCGCACGCCGGTTGTCGGAGGAGAACACGGCTCGACAGGAGCAGGAAGCCGCGATCCTGGCGGACGCCCGTCGTGCCATCGACGGCGATCCGTCGCTCGGCGGCCAGAACCTCCTGGTCGTCGCCGGCCATCAGTGGCATCGTGGGGTCATCGGGATCGTGGCGTCGAAGCTTGCGGAGCTGTATCACAAGCCGACGCTCGTGCTGTCGATCGATCAGGGCGTGGCCGTGGGATCGGCCCGCAGCATCCCCACCTTCGACCTGCTCGGCAGCCTCGATGCCTGCGCCGATCTGTTCGTCCGCTATGGCGGCCATCGACAGGCGGCCGGCGTGACGCTCGACGCCGACCGCATCGACGAGCTGCGGATGCGGCTGTGCGCGATGGCGAACGCTCGTCTGAGCCCGGAGGACCTCGTGCCTCGTCTTCGCATCGACGCGCCGTTGCGGCTGCGGGACATCTCGGGCGAGGTCGTGCGCGCGCTCGGCCGTCTCGGCCCGTTCGGCGCGGCGAATCCGAAGCCGGTGTTTCGCGCGGCGCCGGTCGATCTGGTCGCGCCGCCTCGGCGTCTGAAGGACCGCCACTTGTCGCTCTTCGTCAAGCAGGACGGGCGCGCGTTTCGCGCGATCGCCTGGCGAGCGGCGGATCGCGAGGACTACCTCTCCACCAACCGGTACGGCCTCGAGCTCGCGTACTCGCTGGACGAGAGCGAGTATCGAGGCGAGCGCGTCACCGAGCTGACGGTCGCCGACGTGCGCGTGCCCTTCGGAGCGCCCGCGTGA
- a CDS encoding acetyl-CoA carboxylase carboxyltransferase subunit alpha — MPETLDFEEPVALLLKEVEALRRMPETRDRLASIERLEARAQELRAEIFRSLAPWQRVLVARHPNRPCMLDYVERLFTEFVELHGDRRFGDDKAIVTGLGTFRGTPVAVMGHQKGRDTKQKIVRNFGYAKPEGYRKALRLCGLAEKFRRPVIVFVDTPAAYPGIESEERGVAEAIALNLREMAMLDTPIVVVVIGEGGSGGALGLAVGDRILMQEFSIYSVIPPEGCAAILWRDSARKVEAAEALKITAPDLLDLGLIDGIVEEPVGGAHQDYDVAATLVGDAVAAELDRLGDLTPAERLDARYAKFRRMGQLGQAFEDVGASPRRAE, encoded by the coding sequence ATGCCCGAGACCCTCGACTTCGAAGAGCCCGTCGCCCTCCTCCTGAAGGAAGTCGAGGCGCTGCGTCGGATGCCGGAGACGCGCGACCGGTTGGCCTCGATCGAGCGGCTGGAGGCGCGCGCGCAGGAGCTGCGCGCCGAGATCTTCCGGTCGCTCGCGCCCTGGCAGCGCGTCCTCGTGGCGCGCCATCCGAATCGGCCCTGCATGCTCGACTACGTCGAACGGCTCTTCACCGAGTTCGTCGAGCTGCACGGCGACCGGCGCTTCGGCGACGACAAGGCGATCGTCACCGGCCTCGGGACGTTCCGCGGGACGCCCGTCGCCGTCATGGGCCATCAGAAGGGGCGGGACACGAAGCAGAAGATCGTCAGGAACTTCGGGTACGCGAAGCCCGAAGGCTACCGCAAGGCGCTGCGGCTCTGCGGCCTCGCCGAGAAGTTCCGCCGGCCGGTGATCGTCTTCGTCGACACGCCGGCCGCCTATCCGGGCATCGAGTCCGAAGAGCGCGGCGTCGCCGAAGCCATCGCCCTCAACCTTCGTGAGATGGCGATGCTCGATACGCCGATCGTGGTGGTCGTGATCGGCGAAGGGGGCAGCGGCGGCGCCTTGGGGCTGGCCGTCGGCGATCGCATCCTCATGCAGGAGTTCAGCATCTACAGCGTCATCCCGCCCGAGGGCTGCGCCGCGATCCTGTGGCGGGACAGCGCACGGAAGGTCGAAGCGGCCGAGGCCCTCAAGATCACGGCGCCCGATCTGCTCGATCTCGGGCTCATCGATGGGATCGTCGAGGAGCCGGTGGGCGGCGCGCACCAGGACTACGACGTCGCCGCGACGCTCGTGGGCGACGCTGTCGCGGCCGAGCTCGATCGGCTGGGCGATCTGACGCCCGCCGAGCGGCTCGACGCGCGCTATGCGAAGTTCCGCCGGATGGGGCAGCTCGGCCAGGCGTTCGAGGACGTCGGCGCGTCGCCGCGCCGCGCGGAGTGA